A window from Corvus moneduloides isolate bCorMon1 chromosome 32, bCorMon1.pri, whole genome shotgun sequence encodes these proteins:
- the LOC116436997 gene encoding fas-binding factor 1 homolog isoform X14 yields MDKAHDMWKPPAIRGSIATEDRGDGSDQALSGAAASPWQQGPSLREARGQPCRYGNGGPPTRRAAGQPRCYGSGGLPLGWRAIWRRPCRVRRWVRNVGGTPGPPSRGSPGTPSSAFLSPLRCAVGAGLSPGLPEPAPGRWSLESPGNLGRAMIPSAPCSGTSWDSMRSPRLQLPGAPGSPSRRGTPAQRSRGKFPTESGKFPEEDAEAAEELPPPQELDELDELDELDAELLGMARAGSRPGKGAGKVLDPKKGPGDPLEKPFPEEEPAGPGSSSGNDPGRSSGSAPAPRRPHVTFGDDVDDLVESLGLGSGADGAGNAQRAPGGQGLRKGRTGIQELLGGGSAGKILEQAGRAELQADPKEREQPAGPDGGRDEPDFPFGSYEPSVASGAGRRRGPSFPVGSSSRRSSGAAWLGLKDEDFPGLGSKDEDFLGLGRKNEDFPGLGLKDKDFPGLRQKDKDFPGLGQKNEDFPGLGSKDEDFPGLRQKDKDFPGLGQKNEDFPGLGSKDEDFPGLGRKDKDFPGLGSKDEDFPGLGQKNKDFPGLGRKDKDFPGLGSKDEDFPGLGRKDKDFPGLGSKDEDFPGLGSKQEDCSGSGADPAGERDGSWLSAALARRRSQAKAPEQNPLPPRIPEPPGPGRLELPVGTRPRGQEREVPGPAAPAQEHPETPPAQPRQENPRALPSWLCPEDPGPLRSHPRQEDPGSLRSHPRQEDPGALPSHPRQEDPGALRSHPRQEDPGSLRSHPRQEDPGALRSHPRQEDLGALPSHPRQEDPGSLRSQPRQEDPGALRSQPRQDSQGLQSHPCQEHPGCGIALRSLQARVEELENQVRALELERAQQGLLLEGLQRQQQHLDLLESSHRSQGKVEEQQERSRQEKEQPMAQIPSWSQDTAQDRPRSQDHPRSQEQDEELAVLRDRLCQQQRDAEREQSRLQEAVADLETRLGEREQLLEQERRRAVAERSKADSLRDALEEQRRLTAQLLSMERAALDEAKGAWLEEQRAELRDRSEERRRLAAAWAEFHARERLSQERAERDEERALSMDSALRSLAKEQAELKFRSRELRCKEEQLARDREELEEAWRELRLEKEKALRAEQRLREREEQIHALAEVSRASTLECPTGSRAGTPRPSGAARGRALPGCRSPVPVPFPCPGAVPLSRCRSPVPVPFLCPGAVPLSRCRSPVPVPFPCPGAVPLSRCRSLVPVPFPCPGAVPLSRCRSFVPVPFPCPGAVPLSRCHSPVPVPFPCPGAVPLSRCHSPVPVPFPQRSAREHQDGERALREARSVRAEQRDRLQALQEQLEELRQQEQRLHQDRLSLARQREQLQQLRDELAPGGAGTLPATVPANGLGSALAAPVAPGAEGLLARFLPPVGMFLGDSGDPLASAALYGHLLLLKHRAQMDHDFLENERIFLESLKKRP; encoded by the exons ATGGATAAAGCCCACGACATGTGGAAACCGCCGGCGATAAGGGGGAGTATCGCGACAGAAGATCGCGGGGACGGCTCAGACCAGGCGCTGAGCGGGGCAGCCGCGTCGCCATGGCAGCAGGGGCCTTCCCTGAGGGAGGCGCGCGGGCAGCCCTGTCGCTATGGTAACGGTGGCCCTCCAACCAGGCGCGCAGCGGGGCAGCCTCGTTGCTATGGCAGCGGGGGCCTTCCTTTAGGTTGGCGCGCAATATGGCGGCGCCCATGCCGAGTGCGGCGCTGGGTGAGAAACGTGGGGGGaaccccgggacccccgagccgGGGGAGTCCCGGGACCCCAAGCAGCgccttcctctcccccctcaGGTGCGCGGTCGGTGCGGGGCTGAGCCCGGGGCTCCCGGAGCCGGCACCGGGCAGGTGGAGCTTGGAATCACCTGGGAATCTTGGACGCGCCATG ATCCCATCAGCGCCGTGCTCGGGGACCTCCTGGGATTCGATG aGGAGCCCCCGGCTCCAGCTCCCCGGGGCTCCCGGGAGCCCTTCCCGCAG GGGGACCCCGGCTCAGCGTTCCAGAGGCAAATTCCCCACGGAGAGCGGGAAGTTCCCCGAGGAGGATGCGGAAGCGGCAGAG gagctgccccctccccaggagcTGGATGAGCTGGATGAGCTGGATGAGCTGGATGCAGAACTCCTGGGAATGGCCAGAGCCGGGTCCAGGCCGGGGAAAGGCGCTGGGAAGGTGCTGGATCCCAAAAAAG GCCCCGGGGACCCCCTGGAGAAGCCGTTCCCGGAGGAggagccggcggggccggggagcaGCTCCGGGAACGATCCGGGACGGAGCAGCGGCAGCG ccccggccccgcgaCGTCCCCACGTCACCTTTGGGGACGACGTCGATGACCTGGTGGAGTCCCTGGGGCTCGGGAGCGGCGCCGACGGAGCCGGGAACGCGCAGAGGGCGCCGGGAGG GCAGGGGCTCCGGAAGGGCCGCACCGggatccaggagctgctgggaggaggcTCCGCGGGAAAAATCCTGGAGCAGGCGGGAAGGGCGGAATTGCAGGCGGATCCCAAGGAGCGGGAGCAGCCGG CAGGGCCGGACGGGGGCCGGGATGAGCCGGATTTTCCCTTCGGATCCTACGAGCCCTCGGTGGCCTCCGGGGCCGGGCGGAGACGGGGACCGAG CTTTCCAGTTGGGAGCAGCTCCCGACGCTCCTCCGGggctgcctggctggggctgaagGACGAGGATTTCCCGGGATTGGGATCCAAGGATGAGGATTTCCTGGGGCTGGGACGGAAGAACGAGGATTTCCCAGGACTGGGATTGAAGGACAAGGATTTCCCGGGATTGAGGCAGAAGGACAAGGATTTCCCAGGATTGGGGCAGAAGAACGAGGATTTCCCAGGATTGGGATCCAAGGACGAGGATTTCCCGGGATTGAGGCAGAAGGACAAGGATTTCCCAGGATTGGGGCAGAAGAACGAGGATTTCCCGGGACTGGGATCCAAGGACGAGGATTTCCCGGGACTGGGACGGAAGGACAAGGATTTCCCAGGACTGGGATCCAAGGACGAGGATTTCCCGGGACTGGGGCAGAAGAACAAGGATTTCCCGGGATTGGGACGGAAGGACAAGGATTTCCCAGGATTGGGATCCAAGGACGAGGATTTCCCGGGACTGGGACGGAAGGACAAGGATTTCCCAGGATTGGGATCCAAGGACGAGGATTTCCCGGGACTGGGATCGAAGCAGGAGGATTGCTCGGGATCGGGGGCTGATCCCGCAGGGGAGCGGGACGGGAGCTGGCTCAGCGCTGCCCTGGCACGGAGGCGATCCCAGGCCAAGGCTCCggagcagaatcccctcccCCCGAGGAtcccggagccccccgggccCGGCAG GCTGGAGCTCCCCGTCGGGACACGGCCCCGCGGGCAGG AGCGGGAGGTGCCGGGTCCTGCCGCGCCCGCCCAG gaGCATCCGGAGactcctccagcccagccccgccaGGAGAATCCCCGAGCTCTCCCATCCTGGCTCTGCCCAGAGGATCCGGGGCCTCTCCGATCCCATCCCCGCCAGGAGGATCCGGGGTCTCTCCGATCCCATCCCCGCCAGGAGGATCCGGGGgctctcccatcccatccccgcCAGGAGGATCCGGGGGCTCTCCGATCCCATCCCCGCCAGGAGGATCCGGGGTCTCTCCGATCCCATCCCCGCCAGGAGGATCCGGGGGCTCTCCGATCCCATCCCCGCCAGGAGGATCTGGGGgctctcccatcccatccccgcCAGGAGGATCCGGGGTCTCTCCGATCCCAGCCCCGCCAGGAGGATCCGGGGGCTCTCCGATCCCAGCCCCGCCAG GATTCCCAAGGTCTCCAGTCCCATCCATGCCAGGAGCATCCCGGCTGTGGGATCGCCCTGCGCAGCCTCCAGGCCCgggtggaggagctggaaaaccAG GTCCGGGCGCTGGAGCTGGAGCGGGCGCAGCAGGGACTGCTCCTGGAGGGtctccagaggcagcagcagcacctggatcTCCTGGAGAGCTCCCACAG gagccagggaaaggtggaggagcagcaggagaggtcacggcaggagaaggagcagccGATGGCTCAGATCCCATCCTGGAGCCAGGACACGGCGCAGGATCGCCCCAGATCCCAGGATCACCCCAGATCCCAGGAGCAGGACGAGGAGCTCGCAG TGCTCCgggacaggctgtgccagcagcagcggGATGCGGAGCGGGAGCAGAGCCGGCTCCAGGAGGCTGTGGCCGACTTGGAGACCAGGCTGGGAGAgcgggagcagctcctggagcag GAGCGCCGCAGGGCCGTGGCCGAGCGTTCCAAGGCGGATTCGCTGCGGGATGCGCTGGAGGAGCAGCGCCGGCTCACGGCACAGCTGCTGTCCATGGAGAGAGCGGCGCTGGACGAGGCCAAG GGCGcgtggctggaggagcagcgGGCAGAGCTCCGGGATCGCTCCGAGGagcggcggcggctggcggcCGCCTGGGCCGAGTTCCACGCGCGGGAGCGGCTGAGCCAGGAGCGGGCGGAGCGGGACGAGGAGCGGGCCCTGAGCATGGACTCGGCCCTGAGGAGCCTGGCCAAG GAGCAGGCGGAGCTGAAGTTCCGCAGCCGGGAGCTGAGGTgcaaggaggagcagctggcgagggacagggaggagctggaggaggccTGGCGGGAGCTGcggctggagaaggagaaggctCTCCGGGCCGAGCAGCGCCTGCGGGAGCGCGAGGAGCAGATCCACGCCCTGGCCGAGGTAAGCCGAGCATCCACGCTGGAATGCCCGACCGGGAGCAGGGCCGGGACTCCGCGTCCCTCCGGAGCCGCGAGGGGCCGGGCGCTGCCCGGGTGCCGTTCCCCTGTCCCGGTGCCGTTCCCTTGTCCCGGTGCCGTTCCCCTGTCCCGGTGCCGTTCCCCTGTCCCGGTGCCGTTCCTTTGTCCCGGTGCCGTTCCCTTGTCCCGGTGCCGTTCCCCTGTCCCGGTGCCGTTCCCCTGTCCCGGTGCCGTTCCTTTGTCCCGGTGCCGTTCCCTTGTCCCGGTGCCGTTCCCTTGTCCCGGTGCCGTTCCCCTGTCCCGGTGCCGTTCCTTTGTCCCGGTGCCGTTCCCTTGTCCCGGTGCCGTTCCTTTGTCCCGGTGCCATTCCCCTGTCCCGGTGCCGTTCCCCTGTCCCGGTGCCGTTCCTTTGTCCCGGTGCCATTCCCCTGTCCCGGTGCCGTTCCCGCAGCGCTCTGCGCGGGAACACCAGGACGGGGAGCGGGCGCTGCGGGAAGCG
- the LOC116436997 gene encoding fas-binding factor 1 homolog isoform X16, translating to MDKAHDMWKPPAIRGSIATEDRGDGSDQALSGAAASPWQQGPSLREARGQPCRYGNGGPPTRRAAGQPRCYGSGGLPLGWRAIWRRPCRVRRWVRNVGGTPGPPSRGSPGTPSSAFLSPLRCAVGAGLSPGLPEPAPGRWSLESPGNLGRAMIPSAPCSGTSWDSMRSPRLQLPGAPGSPSRSVPEANSPRRAGSSPRRMRKRQRSCPLPRSWMSWMSWMSWMQNSWEWPEPGPGRGKALGRCWIPKKGPGDPLEKPFPEEEPAGPGSSSGNDPGRSSGSAPAPRRPHVTFGDDVDDLVESLGLGSGADGAGNAQRAPGGQGLRKGRTGIQELLGGGSAGKILEQAGRAELQADPKEREQPAGPDGGRDEPDFPFGSYEPSVASGAGRRRGPSFPVGSSSRRSSGAAWLGLKDEDFPGLGSKDEDFLGLGRKNEDFPGLGLKDKDFPGLRQKDKDFPGLGQKNEDFPGLGSKDEDFPGLRQKDKDFPGLGQKNEDFPGLGSKDEDFPGLGRKDKDFPGLGSKDEDFPGLGQKNKDFPGLGRKDKDFPGLGSKDEDFPGLGRKDKDFPGLGSKDEDFPGLGSKQEDCSGSGADPAGERDGSWLSAALARRRSQAKAPEQNPLPPRIPEPPGPGRLELPVGTRPRGQEREVPGPAAPAQEHPETPPAQPRQENPRALPSWLCPEDPGPLRSHPRQEDPGSLRSHPRQEDPGALPSHPRQEDPGALRSHPRQEDPGSLRSHPRQEDPGALRSHPRQEDLGALPSHPRQEDPGSLRSQPRQEDPGALRSQPRQDSQGLQSHPCQEHPGCGIALRSLQARVEELENQVRALELERAQQGLLLEGLQRQQQHLDLLESSHRSQGKVEEQQERSRQEKEQPMAQIPSWSQDTAQDRPRSQDHPRSQEQDEELAVLRDRLCQQQRDAEREQSRLQEAVADLETRLGEREQLLEQERRRAVAERSKADSLRDALEEQRRLTAQLLSMERAALDEAKGAWLEEQRAELRDRSEERRRLAAAWAEFHARERLSQERAERDEERALSMDSALRSLAKEQAELKFRSRELRCKEEQLARDREELEEAWRELRLEKEKALRAEQRLREREEQIHALAEVSRASTLECPTGSRAGTPRPSGAARGRALPGCRSPVPVPFPCPGAVPLSRCRSPVPVPFLCPGAVPLSRCRSPVPVPFPCPGAVPLSRCRSLVPVPFPCPGAVPLSRCRSFVPVPFPCPGAVPLSRCHSPVPVPFPCPGAVPLSRCHSPVPVPFPQRSAREHQDGERALREARSVRAEQRDRLQALQEQLEELRQQEQRLHQDRLSLARQREQLQQLRDELAPGGAGTLPATVPANGLGSALAAPVAPGAEGLLARFLPPVGMFLGDSGDPLASAALYGHLLLLKHRAQMDHDFLENERIFLESLKKRP from the exons ATGGATAAAGCCCACGACATGTGGAAACCGCCGGCGATAAGGGGGAGTATCGCGACAGAAGATCGCGGGGACGGCTCAGACCAGGCGCTGAGCGGGGCAGCCGCGTCGCCATGGCAGCAGGGGCCTTCCCTGAGGGAGGCGCGCGGGCAGCCCTGTCGCTATGGTAACGGTGGCCCTCCAACCAGGCGCGCAGCGGGGCAGCCTCGTTGCTATGGCAGCGGGGGCCTTCCTTTAGGTTGGCGCGCAATATGGCGGCGCCCATGCCGAGTGCGGCGCTGGGTGAGAAACGTGGGGGGaaccccgggacccccgagccgGGGGAGTCCCGGGACCCCAAGCAGCgccttcctctcccccctcaGGTGCGCGGTCGGTGCGGGGCTGAGCCCGGGGCTCCCGGAGCCGGCACCGGGCAGGTGGAGCTTGGAATCACCTGGGAATCTTGGACGCGCCATG ATCCCATCAGCGCCGTGCTCGGGGACCTCCTGGGATTCGATG aGGAGCCCCCGGCTCCAGCTCCCCGGGGCTCCCGGGAGCCCTTCCCGCAG CGTTCCAGAGGCAAATTCCCCACGGAGAGCGGGAAGTTCCCCGAGGAGGATGCGGAAGCGGCAGAG gagctgccccctccccaggagcTGGATGAGCTGGATGAGCTGGATGAGCTGGATGCAGAACTCCTGGGAATGGCCAGAGCCGGGTCCAGGCCGGGGAAAGGCGCTGGGAAGGTGCTGGATCCCAAAAAA AGGCCCCGGGGACCCCCTGGAGAAGCCGTTCCCGGAGGAggagccggcggggccggggagcaGCTCCGGGAACGATCCGGGACGGAGCAGCGGCAGCG ccccggccccgcgaCGTCCCCACGTCACCTTTGGGGACGACGTCGATGACCTGGTGGAGTCCCTGGGGCTCGGGAGCGGCGCCGACGGAGCCGGGAACGCGCAGAGGGCGCCGGGAGG GCAGGGGCTCCGGAAGGGCCGCACCGggatccaggagctgctgggaggaggcTCCGCGGGAAAAATCCTGGAGCAGGCGGGAAGGGCGGAATTGCAGGCGGATCCCAAGGAGCGGGAGCAGCCGG CAGGGCCGGACGGGGGCCGGGATGAGCCGGATTTTCCCTTCGGATCCTACGAGCCCTCGGTGGCCTCCGGGGCCGGGCGGAGACGGGGACCGAG CTTTCCAGTTGGGAGCAGCTCCCGACGCTCCTCCGGggctgcctggctggggctgaagGACGAGGATTTCCCGGGATTGGGATCCAAGGATGAGGATTTCCTGGGGCTGGGACGGAAGAACGAGGATTTCCCAGGACTGGGATTGAAGGACAAGGATTTCCCGGGATTGAGGCAGAAGGACAAGGATTTCCCAGGATTGGGGCAGAAGAACGAGGATTTCCCAGGATTGGGATCCAAGGACGAGGATTTCCCGGGATTGAGGCAGAAGGACAAGGATTTCCCAGGATTGGGGCAGAAGAACGAGGATTTCCCGGGACTGGGATCCAAGGACGAGGATTTCCCGGGACTGGGACGGAAGGACAAGGATTTCCCAGGACTGGGATCCAAGGACGAGGATTTCCCGGGACTGGGGCAGAAGAACAAGGATTTCCCGGGATTGGGACGGAAGGACAAGGATTTCCCAGGATTGGGATCCAAGGACGAGGATTTCCCGGGACTGGGACGGAAGGACAAGGATTTCCCAGGATTGGGATCCAAGGACGAGGATTTCCCGGGACTGGGATCGAAGCAGGAGGATTGCTCGGGATCGGGGGCTGATCCCGCAGGGGAGCGGGACGGGAGCTGGCTCAGCGCTGCCCTGGCACGGAGGCGATCCCAGGCCAAGGCTCCggagcagaatcccctcccCCCGAGGAtcccggagccccccgggccCGGCAG GCTGGAGCTCCCCGTCGGGACACGGCCCCGCGGGCAGG AGCGGGAGGTGCCGGGTCCTGCCGCGCCCGCCCAG gaGCATCCGGAGactcctccagcccagccccgccaGGAGAATCCCCGAGCTCTCCCATCCTGGCTCTGCCCAGAGGATCCGGGGCCTCTCCGATCCCATCCCCGCCAGGAGGATCCGGGGTCTCTCCGATCCCATCCCCGCCAGGAGGATCCGGGGgctctcccatcccatccccgcCAGGAGGATCCGGGGGCTCTCCGATCCCATCCCCGCCAGGAGGATCCGGGGTCTCTCCGATCCCATCCCCGCCAGGAGGATCCGGGGGCTCTCCGATCCCATCCCCGCCAGGAGGATCTGGGGgctctcccatcccatccccgcCAGGAGGATCCGGGGTCTCTCCGATCCCAGCCCCGCCAGGAGGATCCGGGGGCTCTCCGATCCCAGCCCCGCCAG GATTCCCAAGGTCTCCAGTCCCATCCATGCCAGGAGCATCCCGGCTGTGGGATCGCCCTGCGCAGCCTCCAGGCCCgggtggaggagctggaaaaccAG GTCCGGGCGCTGGAGCTGGAGCGGGCGCAGCAGGGACTGCTCCTGGAGGGtctccagaggcagcagcagcacctggatcTCCTGGAGAGCTCCCACAG gagccagggaaaggtggaggagcagcaggagaggtcacggcaggagaaggagcagccGATGGCTCAGATCCCATCCTGGAGCCAGGACACGGCGCAGGATCGCCCCAGATCCCAGGATCACCCCAGATCCCAGGAGCAGGACGAGGAGCTCGCAG TGCTCCgggacaggctgtgccagcagcagcggGATGCGGAGCGGGAGCAGAGCCGGCTCCAGGAGGCTGTGGCCGACTTGGAGACCAGGCTGGGAGAgcgggagcagctcctggagcag GAGCGCCGCAGGGCCGTGGCCGAGCGTTCCAAGGCGGATTCGCTGCGGGATGCGCTGGAGGAGCAGCGCCGGCTCACGGCACAGCTGCTGTCCATGGAGAGAGCGGCGCTGGACGAGGCCAAG GGCGcgtggctggaggagcagcgGGCAGAGCTCCGGGATCGCTCCGAGGagcggcggcggctggcggcCGCCTGGGCCGAGTTCCACGCGCGGGAGCGGCTGAGCCAGGAGCGGGCGGAGCGGGACGAGGAGCGGGCCCTGAGCATGGACTCGGCCCTGAGGAGCCTGGCCAAG GAGCAGGCGGAGCTGAAGTTCCGCAGCCGGGAGCTGAGGTgcaaggaggagcagctggcgagggacagggaggagctggaggaggccTGGCGGGAGCTGcggctggagaaggagaaggctCTCCGGGCCGAGCAGCGCCTGCGGGAGCGCGAGGAGCAGATCCACGCCCTGGCCGAGGTAAGCCGAGCATCCACGCTGGAATGCCCGACCGGGAGCAGGGCCGGGACTCCGCGTCCCTCCGGAGCCGCGAGGGGCCGGGCGCTGCCCGGGTGCCGTTCCCCTGTCCCGGTGCCGTTCCCTTGTCCCGGTGCCGTTCCCCTGTCCCGGTGCCGTTCCCCTGTCCCGGTGCCGTTCCTTTGTCCCGGTGCCGTTCCCTTGTCCCGGTGCCGTTCCCCTGTCCCGGTGCCGTTCCCCTGTCCCGGTGCCGTTCCTTTGTCCCGGTGCCGTTCCCTTGTCCCGGTGCCGTTCCCTTGTCCCGGTGCCGTTCCCCTGTCCCGGTGCCGTTCCTTTGTCCCGGTGCCGTTCCCTTGTCCCGGTGCCGTTCCTTTGTCCCGGTGCCATTCCCCTGTCCCGGTGCCGTTCCCCTGTCCCGGTGCCGTTCCTTTGTCCCGGTGCCATTCCCCTGTCCCGGTGCCGTTCCCGCAGCGCTCTGCGCGGGAACACCAGGACGGGGAGCGGGCGCTGCGGGAAGCG